In Pseudoxanthomonas sp., one genomic interval encodes:
- a CDS encoding DUF885 domain-containing protein, whose translation MRKTLLAAALLASMTACQKSEAPTVAPGADAAATAADTARADAAFADLSKRALEGWLQLSPVSATQIGEHTYDGELDDLSADGRQKSLAFSKTTLGELDAMDVAALSRENQVDAAILRNQLQYDIWTAETLESWAWDPQVYNNLAGGAIYGLMAREFAPLPERLKSATARMQKIPALLAQARANLDPARVPKIHAETVAKQNAGLLSIVETFITPNLKDLPEADRRQAQAAIDGLKKAVAEHQAWLDKTLVPNAKGDFRIGQTLYDQKLQFALLSSLSRADIKQRAEGELKRVREEMYGIARTVLKDKPGAPALPETPTADEQQKAIEAALELAYTERPARDQVVPDAEAALAQATEFVRKHDLVTLPDAPVEIIEMPEFQRGVAVAYCDSPGPLDKHLKTFYAVSPIPDEWDQTQVDSFLREYNSRMIHLLSIHEGTPGHYLEGWHSAKFPSTLRAVLRSGMFAEGWAVYTEKMMSDAGYLDNDPLFHLVQMKFYLRTIANAILDQGVQVDGWTREQAMDLMVRQTFQQEREAAGKWTRAQLTSAQLPTYFVGVQEHFDLRKAAEAKQGAQFNLKAYHDQVLSYGAPPVRFVRQLMLDEPIR comes from the coding sequence ATGCGCAAGACCCTGCTCGCCGCCGCCCTGCTGGCCTCGATGACCGCCTGCCAGAAGAGCGAAGCCCCGACCGTCGCCCCCGGTGCGGATGCCGCCGCCACCGCCGCGGATACCGCCAGGGCCGACGCCGCCTTCGCCGACCTGTCCAAGCGCGCGCTCGAGGGCTGGCTGCAGCTGTCGCCGGTCAGCGCCACCCAGATCGGCGAGCACACGTACGACGGTGAGCTGGACGACCTGAGCGCCGACGGCCGCCAGAAGAGCCTCGCCTTCAGCAAGACGACCCTCGGCGAACTGGATGCGATGGACGTCGCCGCCCTGTCGCGCGAGAACCAGGTCGATGCGGCCATCCTGCGCAACCAGCTGCAGTACGACATCTGGACCGCGGAAACGCTGGAGAGCTGGGCGTGGGACCCGCAGGTCTACAACAACCTCGCCGGCGGCGCGATCTACGGCCTGATGGCGCGCGAGTTCGCGCCACTGCCGGAACGTCTGAAGTCCGCCACCGCGCGCATGCAGAAGATCCCCGCGCTGCTGGCGCAGGCGCGCGCCAACCTCGACCCGGCGCGCGTGCCGAAGATCCATGCCGAGACCGTCGCCAAACAGAACGCCGGCCTCCTCAGCATCGTCGAGACCTTCATCACGCCGAACCTCAAGGACCTGCCCGAGGCCGACCGCCGGCAGGCGCAGGCCGCCATCGACGGTCTGAAGAAGGCCGTGGCCGAACACCAGGCCTGGCTGGACAAGACCCTGGTGCCGAACGCGAAAGGCGACTTCCGCATCGGCCAGACGCTGTACGACCAGAAGCTGCAGTTCGCGCTGCTGTCGTCGCTGTCGCGCGCCGACATCAAGCAGCGCGCCGAAGGCGAACTCAAGCGCGTGCGCGAGGAGATGTACGGCATTGCCCGCACCGTGCTGAAGGACAAGCCCGGCGCGCCCGCACTGCCGGAAACGCCGACCGCGGACGAGCAGCAGAAGGCCATCGAAGCCGCGCTCGAGCTGGCGTACACCGAACGCCCTGCACGCGACCAGGTGGTGCCGGATGCGGAAGCCGCGCTGGCGCAGGCCACCGAGTTCGTGCGCAAGCACGATCTGGTCACCCTGCCCGACGCGCCGGTCGAGATCATCGAGATGCCGGAATTCCAGCGCGGCGTGGCCGTCGCGTACTGCGATTCGCCCGGCCCGCTCGACAAGCACCTGAAGACCTTCTACGCCGTCTCGCCGATTCCGGACGAGTGGGACCAGACGCAGGTCGACTCGTTCCTGCGCGAGTACAACAGCCGGATGATCCACCTGCTGAGCATCCACGAAGGCACGCCGGGCCACTACCTGGAAGGCTGGCACTCGGCCAAGTTCCCGTCGACGCTGCGCGCCGTGCTGCGCTCGGGCATGTTCGCCGAAGGCTGGGCGGTCTACACCGAGAAGATGATGTCCGACGCCGGTTACCTGGACAACGACCCGCTGTTCCACCTGGTGCAGATGAAGTTCTACCTGCGCACGATCGCCAACGCGATCCTCGACCAGGGCGTGCAGGTGGACGGCTGGACGCGCGAGCAGGCGATGGACCTGATGGTGCGCCAGACCTTCCAGCAGGAACGCGAAGCCGCCGGCAAGTGGACCCGCGCGCAGCTGACCTCGGCGCAGCTGCCGACCTACTTCGTCGGCGTGCAGGAGCACTTCGACCTGCGCAAGGCGGCGGAAGCCAAGCAGGGCGCGCAGTTCAACCTGAAGGCCTACCACGACCAGGTGCTGTCGTACGGCGCCCCGCCGGTACGCTTCGTCCGCCAGCTGATGCTGGACGAGCCGATCCGATAG